Proteins encoded in a region of the Leifsonia sp. PS1209 genome:
- a CDS encoding MFS transporter yields MALMTSPTSASSSSRASGASGEPGAPRGPWRLRHGAGFWVIAAAFLAVMAFSTLPTPLYALYQQRDGFPTWVVTVVFAAYAIGVLASLFLIGHISDWAGRRRMILVAIALEIVAAVLFLFWNDIPGLLVARVISGVGVGALTASATAHLSELRSTARPEEGPRLAGTVSTVVNTGGLAVGPLIAGAFAQFLPAPLVLPYAVFLVILAVAAVAVALVPETVERAEERPAYRPQRISLPRDARSTFSAAAVAAFAGFAVFGLFTSLAPTVLSGVLHETSRLVAGAVPFSVFAASAVSQIVFARLSSHAQLVLAIPLVVLGLAGLAVGVLVAGLWLFVASGVIAGAGVGLLFRSSIAVAASLSSPDHRGEVLAAIFLIAYVGLAVPVLLVGVALIVWPVVPVLVVFVIVVGALSLAGGLRMLRR; encoded by the coding sequence ATGGCACTCATGACCTCCCCCACCAGCGCATCCAGCAGCTCCCGCGCATCCGGCGCCTCCGGCGAACCCGGCGCCCCTCGTGGGCCGTGGCGGCTTCGTCACGGCGCCGGGTTCTGGGTGATCGCGGCGGCGTTCCTCGCGGTGATGGCGTTCTCCACCCTGCCGACCCCGCTCTACGCGCTCTATCAGCAGCGCGACGGGTTCCCGACCTGGGTGGTCACTGTCGTGTTCGCTGCGTACGCGATCGGCGTGCTCGCGAGCCTGTTCCTGATCGGCCACATCAGCGACTGGGCCGGACGCCGCCGGATGATCCTCGTCGCCATCGCCCTCGAAATCGTCGCCGCCGTGCTGTTCCTGTTCTGGAACGACATCCCCGGCCTGCTGGTGGCGCGCGTCATCTCCGGCGTCGGCGTCGGGGCGCTGACGGCCAGCGCGACCGCACACCTCAGCGAACTGCGCTCCACCGCCCGCCCGGAGGAAGGTCCCCGCCTCGCCGGAACCGTCTCCACCGTCGTGAACACCGGCGGACTCGCCGTCGGCCCGCTGATCGCCGGAGCGTTCGCGCAGTTCCTCCCCGCCCCGCTGGTGCTCCCGTACGCGGTGTTCCTGGTGATCCTCGCCGTCGCCGCGGTGGCGGTCGCCCTGGTGCCGGAGACGGTCGAGCGTGCTGAGGAGCGCCCCGCATACCGGCCCCAGCGGATCTCGCTGCCACGGGATGCGCGGAGCACCTTCTCCGCCGCAGCCGTCGCGGCGTTCGCGGGCTTCGCGGTGTTCGGGCTCTTCACTTCGCTCGCGCCGACCGTGCTCTCCGGCGTGCTGCACGAGACCTCGCGCCTCGTCGCCGGCGCCGTCCCGTTCTCGGTGTTCGCCGCGTCCGCGGTGTCGCAGATCGTATTCGCCCGGCTGTCCTCCCACGCCCAGCTGGTGCTGGCCATCCCGCTGGTGGTGCTCGGCCTCGCCGGTCTCGCGGTTGGGGTGCTGGTCGCCGGACTCTGGCTGTTCGTGGCGAGCGGCGTGATCGCGGGGGCGGGTGTCGGCCTGCTGTTCCGCTCCTCCATCGCGGTCGCGGCCTCGCTGTCGTCTCCGGATCACCGCGGCGAGGTGCTCGCGGCGATCTTCCTCATCGCGTACGTCGGCCTCGCGGTGCCGGTGCTGCTGGTGGGGGTGGCGCTGATCGTGTGGCCGGTGGTGCCGGTGCTGGTGGTGTTCGTGATCGTGGTGGGCGCGCTGTCGCTCGCGGGCGGGCTGCGGATGCTGCGCCGCTGA